Proteins from a genomic interval of Paenibacillus lentus:
- a CDS encoding CcdC family protein, with product MNILSPSYMQVVVTAGAIFMAVLALFIRLKASRRPVTIKKIIIPPLGMTTGFGMFIVPETHIPMLWGVLAFAVGALLFSYPLNRSTQFEIIDGEVYVKRTRGFAYILIGLLALRLVLHEVVEQYISLFQTGAVFFLLAYGMILSWRLYMLKEYRRINDQAPTN from the coding sequence ATGAACATATTAAGTCCTTCTTATATGCAGGTTGTTGTTACTGCAGGAGCCATCTTTATGGCCGTGCTTGCTTTATTTATTCGGTTAAAGGCCAGCCGCAGGCCTGTGACAATTAAGAAAATCATTATTCCGCCGCTCGGCATGACTACAGGCTTTGGGATGTTTATCGTTCCTGAAACGCATATTCCCATGCTTTGGGGCGTACTCGCCTTCGCTGTAGGCGCATTGCTCTTCTCCTACCCGCTCAATCGCAGCACCCAATTTGAGATCATCGACGGCGAGGTCTATGTCAAACGAACTCGCGGTTTCGCGTATATCCTGATCGGCTTGCTTGCACTTAGGCTTGTCCTGCATGAGGTCGTTGAGCAATATATCTCACTTTTTCAAACGGGCGCCGTATTTTTCCTGCTGGCCTATGGAATGATTTTAAGCTGGCGATTGTATATGCTAAAGGAATACCGCCGCATTAATGATCAGGCGCCAACCAACTAA